In the genome of Primulina eburnea isolate SZY01 chromosome 13, ASM2296580v1, whole genome shotgun sequence, the window AGGTAGCCATTGCTGATGAATGGAAGAGACAAATGTGTTCGATATTTATAGACTTCATTTGcccctttttttttaaaaaaaaaattcattattaatatatatatttttttctataAACATATCGACATAAAGTCCGATGCTTTCATTTTCAACTCTTCTTTCTAAATAATATCCCTTAAATGATTTTAGACCTTTAAATGCTTCGTTTTACATCATTTTTCCCAATAGTACTACGTACTGCTCCTTCCCAAACCTATCGATATCCTGTCTCAAAAACATTATACACACACAAGTACGTGTATGTACCTGTGTCTGTATACATGACTATacataaattcatattaatTTGTAATATCAAGTATCAAATCAGctactttaattaattaacttattTGTTTCTAATTCCACCAATTTTAAGAACAAACATTAGAATTTTATGTTGTCTTTCATGTGTTTAAATACATAAAATACTCTTGTGTTTACGTTTTATGCACGGCGATTAAAAAAACAAGGGTCGCTTTTATAATGGTGTTTAGATAATATTTTGTATGGtggcataaattaattatatttcataATTATAGTCTCTTTATGAGACTTGAAAATTTCTAAAATAGAGATAGTCAGCGGTTTCTCTCTTACTAATTAAGGTTATCCTATCCATAGTTTGTAGGTTTGGCAATGGCTACAGTACAATTGTCTACATGTACATAAAGTCTTAGAAAGAGTAATATTTAGCAAAATCTCTCAGAAACATACAAAAGTTTAATTTAAAAGGTTTTGAACTGTCTAAACTAATTTAATACAtagttgaaaaataaaatattaaacttCTCAAATTATATACAACTTATATAAAAATTTGGAGATTTAAAatgtagtttttttaaaaaaatctcatATAATTTTGCTTTGGAAATGAATTGAGTTTGACCGCTCTATATCATGTTAATTGTCCAAAAGAAGTAAAGATTATAAATTAATGGGAATAGTTTTTCCCTGTCACATATACTTTTCGAAATAAATTTCAGCAAAAAAATTGCCATTTTTCTCCATAGAAAATATGCATTTctagttttaaaattttcagtCTTTTTTGCCGTTATTAATATTAATGCTCCTTCGAGTAGTGCGTATGTCTCGAAAACATTGTGTGTATGTCTATATGAGATATGGCGCAATATTCATGTTTGTAATATAAAGTATTAATTCTTGAGGTACTTTGATTAATTGATTAACTTATTTTCTTTCTAATTCTACCAAATTTTTGAACAGCTTAATATTGTCTTTCATGTGTTTCCACTCAAAGAAGAAAATAATTCAAGTAGCATTCAAGATAAGCGTAAATTAGCTAGCTAGGCATGATTCTTGAATCTCAATATGTATAATAAATAACTCGTTATTAAGGTGAAAGAATTATGTGCTTCACTTCACGTCGCTCTTAATTTGTGAGAAAAAAGAATGTTAATGAATATATCATTAATGTAAACCTTTAATttcaagaatatatatatatatagtaggtAACCTTTGTTACACGTACAAACACCTAGCTAGCAAATAGTATTCCAAATTTAGATATCTGACTTTCTTATTccattataaattatatttttcatgatataaattatataattttatattaaaactaGTTTTCCGGTTTTTTAAtcaatttcttttttaaaaaaaaacatttatcaATCTACTGTGTTTTtatcataatattactttttttcCGAAACATTTATCAATCCACGGTGCCTTTTGGTGATTTATCAAATTAACGTGAAAAAATAATTGtaaactaaaaaaatatttattcccCATTGCCTCGCTTCTTGCATGGACAgggaaaaataattcaaaacttgAAATGTCCCGCCCGTGCTAACGGCAGggctaatatttttattaaaaaaaaatagctgCCCCGACCTTGAAATAAGCGTGGagcaaaaaattatttttgctcCTCTAGGATTACATaaatcataatatatatatatatatatatgaacatgcatataaataatatatgatacaatagtatatataataattataatatgatatgataataCAATGTATGTACATATAAGGGCGGGgcatctaaattttttttcggGGCTgccattattttttaaaaaaaatctttgtCCGTGCGCTGTCTGTCTCAGGCATGGATTAaaagttttcaaaaattttaataaaaaatgaaaatgacaaaattttgccaatttcttttttaaaaaaaaatttgcaaaaattaccatcagatttgaaaatttttaaatagatATATTCAACTATTTTTTTTACCAATTTATAAGGATATTCATAGTTTGTATGTTCGGCAATGGTTATGATAGAATTGTATAGTAGAATTGTATACATAAAaattgtatatatgtatataacaaGTATATAATCCACTTATATTGTGATTTGATATGGGACAGATACAAGAAGAAAATCCATAAAATTTGACTTATTTAGCTTATATAAGATCCAAATTTTCACTTCACTTCTCTTAAACACCAATAATATCAAGTACCAACACGTTCCTAGCTAGCAATTTATAAAAGAATAAATTGGTTTATAGAAACACCCGATGCGATGTAAATTCAAACGTAAGTATATATATGTTAATCCATTTTCGATGTAGGTTCTCTTTATTTGACTCAATGAATAAGTAAATATTTGTAAACTTATAATCAAATTTTTACGAAGGTTTTCTTAAAGAAATGAGTGTTGCATTTAGCAAGTAAAAAAGAAGAAGTGAATATATATTAACTGTGCATACAACCTATATTCATTATCTTTCTTTCGGGGTTTTTATTGTTGTTAACAATGACTGAGAACTGCACAAACACATTACTTCTTGTTGGAGGCGAGTCAAAATGTGGAAGAAAGAATTGAacaaaaaatagtaaaattttatacataatttttaggaaaattcaaaacatgctcGTAAACCATCCCATTTATTTTCCTCCGTGTGATTCCTAGAGAGGCGAAAGATGGGCTAAATAagtggaatatatatatatacacacacggaAAACCTTGACAAGCTGTTTCCGAGTTCTTTCTCGCGATTAAATATTTCAAGGATGACAAAACCGCGGCTTTTTTGGGCTTGTTTCAATAGCGTTTATGTGATCTGTAGTTTCTTGATTCATATGCATTCTCGAAGGTTTGATGGGAAGTGAGATTCTCCCCATAATATAATGTAGCTAACATTCCCCGTCCATTGCATGCATGCAACATCAtaagataaaaatataaatagaaaacaataaatttaGCATGTGCAAAATGAGCTCTAATAATTAATTGGTTCCATGAAATCGATCTTGGCtttattaaatgttttttttttgggtaacTCATACAAGTGCAGATATAAAACATAAAGTACGTAATTTGAAATACGTAAATCACTACTTGTGAAATATAGAACATCTTCAAGATTTTCTTGAATAACTTTTCCAAATTTATTTAGCCGATTTCTTTGGATAATCCAAGCCATGGGAAGTCTTATTGCTTATAGTTATCTACCTAACATGAAGTGTAGAGGATGATCTTTTAGAGGGCTAACGACGTGGgcgtggaggtggaggtggtgaTGGGCAAAATATTGGTAAAGGAAATTTTGGAGGAGGTAAATGTGGAGGGTACACTATGCAAAAACGAGGCGGTGGTGGGGGTGATggcggaggtggtggtggtggcggcGGCGGAGGTGGAAGTGGTGGGGATGGGGGAGGTGGGGGTGATGGTGGCGGAGGGGAAGGTGGTGGCGGCGaaggtggtggaggtggtggggATGGGGAAGGTGGGGGTGATGGTGGCGGAGGAGAAGGTGGTGGCGGCGAcggaggtggaggtggtgggGATGGGGGAGGTGGGGGTGATGGTGGCGGCGGTGGAGGGGAACGACGAGGAGGTGGGGGTGGCGGAGGTGAGCAGAATATACCCAAAAAAGGCAATGGTATGCAAGGTTTAGGAATGATTATATTGTTTGCACTAACACCATTTATATTTGCACTAGCTAATGCGATGAAGAGCGATGTTAGAACCCATAActtgagttctttgaaggtAGCCATTGCTGATGAATGGAAGAAGCAAATGTGTTCGGTATTTATAGACTTCATTTGccccatttttttttaaaaaaaattcattataaatatatggcttcttttttttatataaacatATCGACATAAAGTCCGATGCATTCATTTTCAACTCTTATTTCTAAATAATATCCCTTAAATGATTTTAGACCTTTAAATGCTTCAGTTTACGTCATTTTCCCCAATAGTACTGCTCCTTCCCAAACCTATGGATATATATCGTGTCTCGAAAACATTATACACACACAAGTACGTGCATAATTACATGATAAAACCAGAATATTtaactttattttaatttttttataaatagcTTATGCATTACTCGTCGCCTTACGAGTTTTGatgaatatcattttttttttatttttttacaaatttttggTTCATCGCCAACATAGGCATACACAAAAGCACATATATGTGTATCTTGAACTTTCAAGAGATAAATTAATGACATTTAATTTCTAACTCGACAACATGATTGGtccagattttttttaaaaatgaaaatgagaACAATTTTTTAATTACGTAAATTAATGCTGAGCGATTGAAATAAGTAATTTCtctttaaagaaaaaattatcaTAAGACTTGAAAATTTCTAAAATAGAGAAGTCAGCGGTTTCTTCTTACTAAATAAGTGTATCCTATCCACAGTTTGTAGGTTTGGCAATGGCTACAGTACAATTGTGTACATATACATAAAGTCTTAGAAAGAGTAATATTCAGCAAAATCTATCAAAAACCTACAAAAGTTTAATTTAAAATGTTGTAAATTGTCTAAACTAATTTAATACATAGTTGaaaaatacaatattaaatttctcaaattatataaaaatttggagatttaaaatgtatttttaaaaatatcatataatttTACTCTCGAAATGAATTGAGTTTGACCGCTCTATCTTATGTTAATTGTCCAAACATCATTATTTAATAGTCATCTTCATCTTATTTTTTTCAGCCATGTTATTATCATTTATATAAAACAACGATATATGCGGTGTTTATAAACACTTCAAAAATTATTGACAACGACTTCTTTTACAaatttgcaaaattttgttAAGAAAAAAGCTATAATCAATTTTTGTAACATTTGTAAAttctattttaataatttaaaaatattaaactcGCGAATAGCTGTAGCTCGACTATTAATAACTAGTTTATCGAGTCTGGATCGAGCTCAGCTTGTTAAGCGTCTCATTTTCGAGCTCGTTAAACATCATTATTTTCCAGCTAGTTTTGAGCTAGCCAAGCATTCTCATCAAAATGTCAACTAAGATATAAGAATTAAGAGGGTGATATATCATTTTATAGTGTTTCAATCGCTTCTCTTATACTCAAATTTCATTGAGGACAATGCCGGTTATTATGGTACACTCAAGTCCAACAACTAGTCGAATTCGATCTCGCGAATAGGCTCGCGAGATTACGATTCGAATGTCCTTAAACTCAAACTCGGTTCAATAAAATTATCAAACTCAAAATCAAGCTTGAGCTTAGCTCGATCAGTTTAACGAACTATCTCGAACGTTTTTTTTACCGAATCTAGTTAGAAATAACTCACGAACAAATTACTTAGTTTACATCCTCGTAGAAACCATATGGAAAAATCTTGGTGATACATAAATAAACCTGAAATTTAGTGAATGGTATGATAGAGTAGAGAAGTCAATGGGAACGACGTCGCTTTCTTCCGTTAGCCCATCTTTCCAATCCAACTCACAACTACAAGACAAAAATTTACGTGAGACGATctagacggatcttttatttggatcatccatgaaaaagtataattttttatgctaagagtattactttttattgtataCATGGATAGGATGGACCCCTCTCACagattaatatccgtgagatggtctcacatgagacttactcCAACTACAACGCACTTCCCGGGGTTGCTTCTGCGACACACACTTTACCTGACCCACACACGTTTTAATACCTTGCTTAATTCCAAATCTATGctctttctttcagtttcatTCGCACATTATTGCCAAATAAATGTGTTTTTGTATGAGTTCTTTTCTGGCTGATGAAGTAATCTGTGTAATGATAGCTGTCTGGCTTTGGTAGCTGGGTTTTGGACGAGGTTTCTGGAATTGTGAgtgtttttttttagttttatgGAGATGGAGAATCAGACGAAGACGTTTGACGAGCTGTCGATGGAGAGAAGCAAGAGTTTTGTGTCGGCATTACAGGTAAATCTCTTGCATTATTATTGTTCTTATCATTTTTACTGGGAATATTGGAGCGGATCTGGGTTCGCTTTGTGCTTGAGTTTAGTTTGACTTTATTTTGTCTTTTTCGCTTCTAAGTGGACAGAAGGAAAGTAAATTTGAGTAATAGTTCTGTGATTGGATTTGGCGTTGAGATATGTAAATTTCCTTTGATTGAGTTTGACTCTGTTCAATTTTTTTGGTCCCGGtatagattattgattattatttttgtaattgcATGTCTGCTAACTGCGATGGGAAATTCGGACTTACGTAATCTGGAAGTGTGCAGTATTCTGTATCGCGTTAGTCGATTCAGATGACGATTTTGTTCAATTTCGGTGATAACATTTGTGCTTCTTTATGATATCGCGGTCTGTGTTTTTTATGCTCATGCATGGTTTCTATTCcctcacaattttcaaaactttGGAAAAGGGTTATTCATTGTTTTTCATAATATCATGTCTTTGAAGGAACTCAAGAACCTTCGGCCTCAACTGCATTCTGCAGCAGAGTATTGCGAGAAGTCGTATCTCCACAGTGAGCAGAAGCAAATGTAAGACTTCAGCAGAATCATCTTATGTGATTTTTTCCCAACTTTGTTTGATGTCCTTCTGTGTTTTATCTACCCTCTTTATTGAGGGTGGAGAATGGAGAAATGGCGTGCTCTTATGATATTTAGTGAGAGATTACCTATTTCATTGGATGATCGTGTTTGAGAACTTTTTAGGACCACAATATTAGTCTTTATGTCTTCCTCTTTTGTTCGGAAATAGGAATAATGTTACTTTGCCACATGAATTTACCTCTGTATTCTCTTGCCGTTTGTTAGGGTGCTGGATAATTTGAAGGACTATGCTGTAAGAGCTCTTGTCAATGCTATTGACCACCTTGGTACTGTTGCTATACAAGTTAAGTGATGTTTTGGAGCAACAGACATTGGAGATCTCGTCGATGGATCTGAAAGTTGCATGCCTAAATCAGGTAGCGTTTTTCTATCATGTCAGTGAAGATTTTACTAAAAGATGATCGATGCTGAAATATGTTATTCTTTTTAAGCAACTTCTAACATGCCAAATGTACACGGATAAAGAAGGTCTTAGGCAGCAGCAGTTATTAGCTATCATTCCAAGGCATCACAAACATTACATTTTACCAAGTAAGATGAATGGTTGCTTTGGATACTGCTTGCTTTGCATAAGATTCAAGAATCTCTCATCAAATTCTCTTTTTGTGGATGCTAATCTAGACTCTGTCAGCAAGAAGGTGCATTTCAGCCCACAGATACAGACAGATCCTAGGCAACCTATGCAAGCAAGAGGTCGCCTTTATCCTTCAGGTGGTTGATTTCAAAAGTGTTTTTACTAATCTTGATTATATCAGCTTGTAAAACAATGTTATGTCTTCAAATTGCCTGTTGATTTAGGTGCTTCTGCTGCGACTTCTCTCTCTTGGCATTTAGCATCAGAAACCAAATCAACCTTGAAAGGTTTTCCACGTGGTATTATGAGGTTAGTCCTTGAAGTTTCTTGTCATGGTTTTGACTAAATGAAAATTCTCCTGTTTTTTATGAAGTTTGATCAAGCATGAAGGATGTGTAATATTTTCCTGCCCTTGCAGCACCGAGGACTCAAAAATGAGTGGAAAAACATCTAGTGCATTCAACTTGTCAGGTATTGTTAAAACATATTTTCAGTTTTACTTTGAATCTGACTGAAAGATGAGAGACTTCAATCTTTCAGTACTTATTTTGTGAAACTTGTTCTTTATCAAGTAGTTACGGATGAGAAAACTGGGATGAAATCCATGTCAGTTTCAACTGTGGCTATGCAAACACTAGGGGTTACACGGCAGGTAATGTCAGATCTCTATAGAAGTCATTCTTgttttctttcttctgtcagttcATTTGAATAATGGTAAATCATGGACTTCGGTGTTGTTGTTTAGCTTTTTGCTGATTTTGTCATAAACGGAGAAACCAACGGAAGAAATTTCTTTTGCAGGAGTCTTTGGAGGGTTCCAAACCTTTATCTCAGTTTAGATCCTTCGACATTCCGAGGGAGAATGTACGCCCACGTCCACCTGGTCGTAGCAAGAGCGTGCTTTCAGCTTTCTTTGTCAAGCCAAAGACCCAACAAAAGTTGAAGACTAATGCATGATCTAGGATAGTATCACACTCACCACGTATTTCACCATGTTGGTAGAAATTTGTTCATATTCAACGTGCTCCTGTGTCATTTCTTTATCAAACATTAATTAATCTTTGTTACTTGTGGATTAATCAATAAACCATCACTTGAAATATGTTTAAGATTCTTTTGAGAATATAACTGTTCTTGTCCATGCCACCTTGGTTCTTCCTATCGCAGCTTTGACATGACACTGTTAGGGATGCTAA includes:
- the LOC140810659 gene encoding LOW QUALITY PROTEIN: protein ABIL1-like (The sequence of the model RefSeq protein was modified relative to this genomic sequence to represent the inferred CDS: deleted 1 base in 1 codon), with the protein product MEMENQTKTFDELSMERSKSFVSALQELKNLRPQLHSAAEYCEKSYLHSEQKQMVLDNLKDYAVRALVNAIDHLGTVAYKLSDVLEQQTLEISSMDLKVACLNQQLLTCQMYTDKEGLRQQQLLAIIPRHHKHYILPNSVSKKVHFSPQIQTDPRQPMQARGRLYPSGASAATSLSWHLASETKSTLKGFPRGIMSTEDSKMSGKTSSAFNLSVTDEKTGMKSMSVSTVAMQTLGVTRQESLEGSKPLSQFRSFDIPRENVRPRPPGRSKSVLSAFFVKPKTQQKLKTNA